From a single Fulvivirga ulvae genomic region:
- a CDS encoding alpha-amylase — translation MKKTIKNHWHYCALLLLFSCTEPEIQRERQGEQVTPDPVSSKTDDLNAKNPGPGGGVLMQAFYWDVPAGGTWYNTVKSKLASWDAAGFSAIWLPPVSKAQNGPFSMGYDPADYFDFGHYNQHGSVETRFGSKSELQSLISTAHNLNIDVYADIVINHNSGGDLEANPYTGTNTYTDFNPASGKFYRSYNDFHPNGYANNDEGIFGGFPDLSHSVPYVQDWLWKRSDGVGKYYKNTIGFDGFRFDYVKGFGGWVVRDWMNNVGGFAVGEYWDGNAQLLQNWVNATNRKSSAFDFACYYRMDEAFDGNNLNKLNDDMLWKRDPAKAVTFVANHDTDVIWDKMHAYAYIMTHEGYPTVFYRDYEEWLDKNKLNNLIWIHRNKAVGSTTILYADNDEYVARRNGSPGLVVYLNDSNSWLERWVETNWSSTTIKDYTGNSAWEPTTQSGKWVKIQCPPNSYTIWSPK, via the coding sequence ATGAAAAAAACAATTAAAAACCACTGGCACTATTGTGCCCTTTTGTTACTGTTTTCCTGTACCGAACCCGAGATTCAAAGGGAGAGACAAGGTGAGCAGGTAACTCCTGATCCGGTAAGCTCCAAAACCGATGATCTCAATGCTAAGAATCCCGGCCCCGGTGGTGGCGTGCTAATGCAAGCCTTTTACTGGGATGTACCCGCCGGAGGAACCTGGTACAACACCGTAAAAAGTAAACTGGCATCCTGGGATGCTGCAGGCTTTTCTGCCATATGGCTGCCTCCGGTTTCAAAGGCTCAGAACGGCCCGTTCTCCATGGGATACGACCCCGCAGATTATTTCGACTTTGGTCATTATAATCAACATGGGTCAGTTGAGACACGTTTCGGATCAAAAAGTGAGCTACAAAGCCTGATATCAACCGCACATAACCTTAATATTGACGTCTATGCAGATATCGTTATCAACCACAACAGCGGTGGCGACCTTGAGGCAAACCCATATACCGGAACAAACACTTATACAGACTTTAACCCCGCTTCAGGCAAGTTTTACAGAAGCTATAATGATTTTCACCCTAACGGCTATGCTAATAACGACGAAGGTATTTTTGGTGGCTTCCCTGACCTGAGCCATTCAGTACCCTATGTGCAGGACTGGTTATGGAAAAGAAGTGACGGCGTAGGCAAATACTATAAAAACACGATTGGGTTTGATGGCTTCCGGTTCGACTATGTTAAAGGTTTTGGAGGTTGGGTAGTACGAGACTGGATGAATAATGTAGGAGGTTTTGCCGTTGGTGAATATTGGGATGGCAATGCACAGCTGCTGCAAAACTGGGTCAATGCTACCAATAGAAAATCATCCGCCTTTGATTTTGCCTGTTACTACAGAATGGACGAAGCCTTTGACGGCAACAACCTCAACAAACTCAATGATGATATGCTCTGGAAGCGTGACCCCGCCAAAGCTGTTACATTTGTAGCTAATCATGATACTGATGTAATCTGGGATAAAATGCATGCTTATGCCTACATCATGACGCATGAAGGATATCCCACGGTTTTCTACCGCGATTATGAAGAGTGGCTGGATAAGAACAAGTTAAACAACCTGATTTGGATCCATAGAAATAAAGCTGTTGGTTCCACCACCATCCTTTATGCGGATAACGACGAATATGTTGCCCGACGCAACGGATCTCCGGGACTGGTGGTATACCTGAACGACTCGAACAGCTGGCTGGAAAGATGGGTAGAAACAAACTGGAGCAGCACTACCATAAAGGATTATACCGGTAACTCCGCCTGGGAGCCAACAACGCAAAGCGGAAAATGGGTTAAGATACAGTGCCCTCCCAACAGCTACACAATCTGGTCACCAAAGTAA
- a CDS encoding M23 family metallopeptidase — protein sequence MAKIRYYYNTETCKYEPIKASKKAVFMNIMGFLSVSIVLASGLIYLYRTNFTPIKESTLLAKNQDLKVEWNLLNDELQRAYDHADELEFKDDKIYRVILDTEPIPLTVREGGVGGHDKYESLMEEDLEQSEMIVGTFQKMDKLKKKLYIQSKSYDQISSLLSEKEKMWASRPAIQPINNKELTRLHTTFGRRYHPILKQWKDHEGLDFTAPSGTPVYATGDGVITSSYSSATYGNVVFINHGYGYQTRYAHLIEYIVNRGESVKRGQVIGYVGSTGRSEAPHLHYEVLYNYKPINPINFFQRDLSNDEYEKLIEISKQETIPLD from the coding sequence ATGGCTAAAATACGATATTATTATAACACCGAAACCTGCAAATATGAGCCAATAAAAGCTTCTAAAAAAGCTGTTTTTATGAATATTATGGGGTTTCTCAGTGTGTCAATAGTACTTGCATCAGGGCTTATCTATTTGTATAGAACCAACTTTACCCCTATTAAAGAATCTACCCTTCTGGCCAAAAATCAGGACTTAAAAGTAGAATGGAACCTGCTTAATGATGAACTTCAAAGAGCATATGACCACGCTGACGAGCTTGAATTTAAAGACGACAAGATCTACAGGGTAATATTAGATACCGAGCCCATCCCGCTAACGGTAAGAGAGGGCGGTGTAGGTGGCCATGATAAGTATGAGAGCCTGATGGAAGAGGACCTGGAGCAGTCGGAAATGATAGTCGGGACATTCCAGAAAATGGATAAACTAAAGAAAAAGCTCTACATACAGAGTAAATCTTACGATCAGATCTCCAGCCTCCTCAGTGAAAAAGAAAAAATGTGGGCCTCCCGACCAGCCATTCAGCCCATCAACAATAAGGAACTTACAAGACTACACACTACCTTCGGCAGACGCTACCACCCGATACTCAAACAATGGAAGGATCATGAGGGACTCGACTTTACCGCTCCATCAGGCACCCCGGTGTATGCAACAGGAGATGGGGTAATAACTTCTTCATACAGCTCGGCAACTTACGGTAATGTTGTATTTATAAATCATGGATATGGCTATCAGACACGCTACGCCCACCTGATAGAATATATTGTAAATCGCGGAGAAAGTGTAAAAAGAGGACAAGTGATTGGTTATGTGGGCAGTACAGGCCGCTCTGAAGCGCCTCACCTGCATTACGAAGTGCTTTATAACTACAAACCCATTAATCCTATCAACTTCTTCCAGCGAGACCTGAGCAATGATGAATACGAAAAACTAATAGAGATTTCAAAACAGGAAACTATCCCTCTGGATTGA
- a CDS encoding tetratricopeptide repeat protein: MRKIMIVAVGLILSVTSYGQTAAEFTDKGKKLYEQREYMQAVINYNKAIEIDPNYAQAYYMRGKIKEAFEDIHGAMKDFNTAIEKNTKYSEAYFARGNIKYRLQDYYGAIEDYSSTIEMDPNNLDAYYRRGQAKQQLEAYQDAINDCSKIIELNPKNVDAYYLRGVLRLEFGQLQQGCLDLSKAGELGDLKAYDIIREKCNQRIYTTDNDKDN; encoded by the coding sequence ATGAGAAAAATTATGATTGTGGCCGTTGGTCTGATCCTTTCAGTTACCTCGTACGGACAAACAGCCGCTGAATTTACGGACAAAGGAAAAAAGCTTTATGAACAGCGCGAATATATGCAGGCTGTTATCAACTACAATAAAGCCATTGAAATTGATCCCAACTATGCCCAGGCATACTACATGCGAGGAAAAATCAAAGAGGCCTTTGAAGATATTCATGGAGCAATGAAGGACTTCAATACGGCCATTGAAAAGAACACTAAATATTCAGAGGCCTATTTTGCCAGAGGCAATATCAAATACCGTCTCCAGGATTACTATGGAGCGATTGAAGACTATTCTTCAACCATAGAGATGGATCCTAACAATCTGGATGCCTACTACAGAAGAGGGCAGGCCAAACAACAATTAGAGGCTTATCAGGATGCGATCAATGACTGCTCGAAAATAATAGAACTTAATCCGAAAAACGTGGATGCTTATTACCTCCGTGGCGTGCTCAGGTTGGAGTTTGGGCAGCTGCAACAGGGATGCCTTGATCTGAGTAAGGCTGGTGAGCTTGGTGATTTGAAGGCCTATGATATTATAAGAGAAAAGTGCAATCAGCGTATATATACTACTGATAACGACAAAGACAATTAA
- a CDS encoding DUF4168 domain-containing protein, whose product MSLVLLAVVSSTSLAQNPVKVRDDFSKGELTSFVEAYEEVQAIQQESDRQVMAAIEEGDLSMERFNEILAQQQDPGKESDASAGEMAAFNAAAQSIIQERQKVERQMVEAIEEEGIDINTYQEIMVAYQQSPKVQKKVNKMLEQ is encoded by the coding sequence ATGTCCTTAGTTCTGTTAGCTGTAGTTTCATCCACGTCACTGGCTCAAAATCCTGTAAAGGTCAGGGATGATTTTTCAAAAGGAGAACTGACATCATTTGTGGAGGCTTATGAAGAGGTGCAAGCCATTCAGCAGGAGAGTGACAGGCAGGTGATGGCCGCCATTGAAGAGGGTGACCTTTCTATGGAAAGATTCAATGAAATACTGGCGCAACAGCAGGACCCGGGTAAAGAATCGGATGCTTCTGCCGGGGAAATGGCGGCTTTTAATGCAGCAGCCCAGTCCATAATTCAAGAGCGTCAGAAGGTTGAGCGGCAAATGGTGGAGGCTATTGAAGAGGAGGGTATTGATATCAATACTTATCAGGAGATCATGGTTGCATATCAGCAAAGCCCGAAAGTTCAGAAGAAGGTTAATAAGATGCTTGAACAGTGA
- the dprA gene encoding DNA-processing protein DprA — protein MDQNRLAQLALHFIPGIGNFTVKQLVSYAGSAENVFKLPKAKLLKIPGIGPAIAKSILEHRPFSKAEEELIRAEKENTRLLLYSDKDFPQRLKHINNAPSLLYYKGNADLNTAKVVALVGTRNATQYGRDFTAEFIEELKAHNTLIVSGLAYGIDIQAHKCSLKSGLPTVGVMASGIDIIYPALHKETARQMTEHGGILTEHSFGSKPDAPKFPARNRIIAGMADAIVVVEAAKKGGALITAEIANSYSKDVFAVPGDLKSSFSEGCNDLIKTNKAHLLTGIKDLEYIMNWEPSGEGKEKQEPLIDISSLDDEEVLVFSELKKHGNAIAIDNLSWQTQLPVGKLASVLLNLEFKGFVNSLPGKSYKLANSK, from the coding sequence ATGGATCAGAACCGGCTGGCTCAACTGGCACTGCATTTTATTCCCGGAATCGGAAATTTCACAGTAAAACAACTTGTTAGCTATGCCGGGTCAGCAGAAAATGTATTTAAGCTTCCCAAGGCAAAACTTCTTAAAATACCGGGTATCGGCCCTGCAATAGCCAAATCCATTCTAGAACATAGACCTTTTTCGAAAGCTGAAGAAGAATTGATCAGGGCGGAGAAAGAAAATACCCGCCTGTTGCTCTACTCAGATAAAGATTTTCCTCAAAGACTTAAACATATCAACAATGCCCCTTCACTGCTGTACTATAAGGGAAATGCTGACCTTAATACAGCAAAAGTGGTAGCCCTTGTGGGAACAAGAAACGCAACCCAGTACGGCAGGGATTTTACGGCTGAATTCATTGAGGAGTTAAAAGCACATAATACACTAATCGTAAGTGGTCTGGCTTATGGCATTGATATCCAAGCCCATAAATGTTCTTTAAAATCGGGCTTACCTACCGTAGGTGTAATGGCCAGTGGGATAGACATCATATATCCTGCCCTGCACAAGGAAACAGCCCGTCAGATGACTGAACATGGTGGTATACTTACCGAACATAGTTTTGGCAGTAAACCTGATGCTCCGAAATTTCCGGCACGTAACAGAATCATAGCTGGAATGGCGGATGCCATTGTTGTGGTTGAGGCCGCTAAAAAAGGCGGCGCTTTAATCACCGCAGAAATTGCCAATAGCTATAGCAAAGATGTATTCGCTGTACCAGGTGACCTGAAAAGTTCTTTTTCCGAAGGTTGTAACGACCTGATCAAAACGAACAAAGCGCATCTTTTAACCGGCATTAAAGATCTGGAATATATTATGAATTGGGAACCTTCGGGGGAGGGTAAGGAAAAGCAAGAACCGCTAATTGATATATCTTCGCTAGATGACGAAGAAGTATTGGTATTTTCAGAACTAAAAAAACATGGCAATGCAATTGCCATAGATAACCTAAGCTGGCAAACCCAGCTTCCGGTAGGCAAGTTGGCTTCAGTTTTACTGAACCTGGAATTCAAAGGATTCGTTAATTCCTTACCGGGTAAAAGCTATAAGCTCGCCAACAGTAAATGA
- a CDS encoding J domain-containing protein, giving the protein MRDNYYHILGLDNFASQEEIKRAYRLLAKKYHPDKNPGKPDYEEKFKRVNIAHKILTDPVEKLRFDQALEQQRLYTDTPKYSPRQAYYTTEKRRYTPTAWMYARIFIIAFIMAIILIPIGLIYKSSITSYERGIEALEKQEYYQSLNHFERAITTFGGRAVEAGITGSKVSVYNLRSYEQGLYFANRGLEHAEKQVEYAELYFLKALSYKGLGNYTESMKALNAADSLHYPTDSLELQFGLLNAFSLYEYEKGEKNFNYLIERNVHLPTAWFGKAWCLQNQEMYKKAAETYSKVIELNPKHAMSYYYRGMNEISYSDSTAACHDFAKALELGYEKAAILYRYHCE; this is encoded by the coding sequence ATGAGAGATAATTATTATCACATTTTAGGACTTGATAACTTTGCCTCACAGGAAGAAATAAAGCGTGCCTATCGTTTGTTGGCAAAAAAATATCACCCCGATAAGAATCCGGGTAAACCTGACTACGAAGAGAAATTCAAAAGAGTTAATATTGCTCACAAAATATTGACTGATCCTGTTGAAAAGTTACGCTTTGATCAGGCCTTAGAACAACAGCGTTTATACACGGATACTCCAAAATATTCACCAAGACAAGCTTATTACACGACAGAAAAAAGAAGATATACGCCTACTGCCTGGATGTATGCCCGGATATTCATCATCGCTTTTATTATGGCGATAATATTGATCCCAATCGGACTGATTTATAAATCTTCAATAACTTCATATGAAAGAGGCATTGAGGCACTTGAAAAGCAGGAATATTACCAGTCTCTCAATCATTTTGAGCGTGCCATTACCACTTTCGGAGGTCGAGCAGTTGAAGCTGGTATAACCGGAAGCAAAGTATCAGTGTATAACCTTCGAAGTTATGAACAAGGGCTATATTTTGCCAATCGTGGACTGGAGCATGCTGAAAAACAGGTTGAGTATGCAGAATTGTATTTTCTGAAGGCCTTGTCCTACAAAGGACTGGGAAATTACACAGAGTCGATGAAAGCTCTGAATGCAGCTGATTCGCTCCACTACCCTACCGATAGCCTTGAACTTCAATTTGGTCTTTTGAATGCATTTAGCTTATATGAATATGAGAAAGGTGAAAAGAACTTCAACTACCTTATTGAACGCAATGTTCACCTGCCGACCGCCTGGTTTGGCAAAGCCTGGTGTTTACAGAATCAGGAGATGTATAAAAAGGCAGCTGAAACATACTCCAAGGTTATTGAACTGAACCCAAAGCATGCCATGTCTTACTACTACAGAGGAATGAATGAAATTAGTTACTCCGATAGTACCGCGGCCTGCCATGATTTTGCCAAAGCACTTGAACTTGGATATGAAAAGGCAGCGATTTTATATAGATATCATTGTGAATAA
- a CDS encoding MerR family transcriptional regulator, protein MPYKEKTIEKKYYAIGEVAAMFNVATSLIRFWETEFDIIKPKKNRKGNRQFTKEDIDNVKLIYHLVKERGFTLQGAKDMLKNDSNAVKDKMDMIDSLSKVKEFLQELRQQIP, encoded by the coding sequence ATGCCTTATAAAGAGAAGACCATAGAGAAGAAGTATTATGCCATTGGAGAGGTGGCAGCTATGTTCAACGTGGCAACTTCATTAATTCGGTTCTGGGAAACCGAATTCGACATTATCAAACCTAAAAAGAACCGTAAGGGCAATCGTCAGTTTACAAAAGAAGATATTGACAATGTAAAACTTATCTATCACCTGGTCAAAGAGCGAGGCTTCACACTTCAGGGTGCTAAAGACATGCTTAAAAATGACTCTAATGCAGTGAAAGATAAGATGGACATGATCGATTCTTTAAGCAAGGTAAAAGAATTCCTTCAGGAATTGAGACAGCAGATTCCCTAA
- a CDS encoding CapA family protein — translation MIYTFLKYSCLLLAIAVVFSACKASRPAQKSPGPAEKDTLEIVQIDTVVQQPVDSAIAQVEEIQDSVVISVHRVLKDTLSIIGVGDIMMGTNYPENWYLPPNHGTQLLAEVDTILRNADVTFGNLEGVILNSGGDAKYCKDPKVCYIFRSPEYLAQNLVHAGFDVMSTANNHAGDFGNPGRKNTMKVLDSLGIKHAGLLTHPYTTFEKEGMRYGFAAFAPNTGTVSINDIANAQKIVAHLDSISDIVIVSFHGGAEGSKYQHVPRKNEYFYGENRGNVYLFAHQVIDAGADIVFGHGPHVTRAVEVYKNRFISYSLGNFCTYARFNLRGDNGLAPIIKVFTDSQGNFIKGEITPVIQLSPGGPSIDPQKRVITRLQQLTEKDFPEVKIKIDDSGIITYIQD, via the coding sequence ATGATATACACTTTTCTGAAATATTCATGTCTGTTGTTGGCTATAGCAGTGGTATTCAGTGCGTGTAAAGCCTCAAGGCCTGCACAAAAATCCCCTGGACCTGCGGAAAAAGACACTTTGGAAATCGTACAGATCGATACTGTCGTCCAACAGCCGGTTGATTCTGCCATAGCACAGGTTGAAGAAATTCAGGACTCAGTCGTCATCAGCGTACACCGTGTACTTAAAGACACCCTGTCAATCATTGGTGTTGGGGACATCATGATGGGAACCAATTACCCGGAAAACTGGTACTTACCTCCAAACCACGGAACCCAACTACTCGCCGAGGTCGATACCATCCTCAGAAATGCAGATGTTACATTCGGAAATCTGGAAGGTGTCATCCTTAACAGTGGCGGTGACGCTAAATATTGCAAAGACCCTAAGGTATGCTACATATTCAGGTCACCGGAATACCTGGCACAGAACCTTGTGCATGCCGGCTTTGACGTAATGAGTACAGCTAACAACCATGCCGGGGATTTTGGCAATCCGGGAAGGAAAAATACCATGAAGGTATTGGATTCACTAGGTATTAAACATGCAGGCTTACTGACCCACCCCTACACTACTTTTGAGAAAGAAGGAATGCGCTACGGTTTTGCAGCGTTTGCACCAAACACTGGTACCGTAAGCATCAACGATATTGCAAATGCACAAAAAATAGTGGCTCACCTCGACTCCATCAGTGATATAGTTATCGTTAGCTTTCATGGTGGTGCAGAAGGAAGTAAATATCAACATGTACCCAGAAAAAATGAGTACTTCTACGGAGAAAACCGCGGCAATGTGTACCTGTTTGCCCATCAGGTAATAGACGCAGGCGCTGACATCGTTTTTGGGCACGGCCCACACGTGACCAGAGCGGTTGAAGTTTATAAAAACAGGTTTATTTCGTATAGCCTCGGTAACTTTTGTACCTATGCCCGGTTTAATTTAAGAGGAGATAACGGACTGGCCCCGATCATTAAAGTTTTTACCGACAGCCAGGGCAATTTTATCAAAGGGGAGATCACTCCTGTAATTCAATTATCTCCGGGAGGCCCAAGCATCGACCCTCAGAAGCGAGTCATCACTCGTTTGCAGCAGCTTACCGAAAAAGATTTCCCGGAAGTAAAAATAAAAATTGACGATAGCGGTATAATTACTTATATTCAAGACTGA